Below is a genomic region from Aurantimonas sp. HBX-1.
AGTATATGGGCCTCACCCCAGGCACGCCGATGACCGACATCACCATCGACCGCGTGTTCATCGGCTCCTGCACCAACGGCCGGATCGAGGATCTGCGCGCCGTCGCCGGCATCGTCGAGGGCCGCCGGGTCGCCGACACGGTCTCGGCGATGATCGTGCCGGGCTCGGGCCTCGTGAAGGCGCAGGCCGAGGCCGAGGGGCTGGACCAGATCTTCAAGGCCGCCGGCTTCGACTGGCGCGAGCCGGGCTGCTCGATGTGCCTCGGCATGAACGAGGATCGCCTCGCGCCCTACGAGCGCTGCGCCTCGACCTCGAACCGCAATTTCGAGGGCCGGCAGGGCCACCGCGGGCGGACCCACCTGGTTTCGCCGGCGATGGCCGCCGCCGCCGCCATCGCCGGCCGCTTCGTCGACGTGCGCCACTGGCGCTGAGGCTTTCGCGCGACCGGAAGCAAAAAAACCCGCGCCGGCAGGACCGACGCGGGGTTTTTCGATGAATGGACCGACGTCCCTCAGTAGTTGCGCCAGTCCTCGTCCTTGGCTTCCTCTTCTTCCGCTTCCTGCACGTCGAGCGGAATGTCGCGGCCGATCAGGCTCTCGTCATCCTTGCGCCCATGGAAGGCGTTGTCGGTACGCTCGATGGCGTTGTCGAGGACGCCGTCGTCGTCGGTCTCTGCGTCCCGTGGCGGTGGCTTGCCCTCGGGCTTCGGATCCGGGTCTGGCATGGTCGAACTCCTCATCTCGTTCGCAGAAGAACCCGCATCGCGTCCGGCCGTTCCCTCTATTCGCCCGGCACCGGTTCCACCGGCATGTAGAGATCGCCGCCCTGGCGGTAGCGTTCGGCCATCGCCGCCATGCCCTCTTGCCTGTCGGCGTCCTGCCGGGCGGCGTCGCGGATGTCGTGGCTGATCTTCATCGAGCAGAATTTCGGCCCGCACATCGAGCAGAAATGCGCCAGCTTGTGCGCCTCCTTCGGCAGCGTTGCGTCGTGGAAGGAGCGGGCGGTGTCTGGATCGAGCGACAGGTTGAACTGGTCCTCCCAGCGGAACTCGAAGCGGGCTCTGGACAGCGCGTCGTCGCGCAGCCGGGCGGCCGGGTGGCCCTTGGCGAGATCGGCGGCGTGGGCGGCGATCTTGTAGGTGATCACCCCCACCTTGACGTCGTCGCGGTCGGGCAGGCCGAGATGCTCCTTCGGCGTGACGTAGCAGAGCATCGCCGTGCCGAACCAGCCGATCATCGCCGCGCCGATCGCCGAGGTGATGTGGTCGTAGCCGGGGGCGATGTCGGTGACGAGGGGTCCGAGCGTGTAGAACGGTGCATCGCCGCAGAGCTTCACCTGCAGGTCGACATTCTCCTTGATCTTGTGCATCGGCACGTGGCCGGGCCCCTCGATCATCACCTGGCAGCCCTTGGCGCGGGCAATGGCCGTGAGCTCGCCCAGCGTCTCCAGTTCGGCGAACTGCGCCGCGTCGTTGGCGTCGGCGATGGAGCCCGGCCGCAGCCCGTCACCCAGCGAGAACGACACGTCATAGGCTCGACAGATGTCGCAGATCTCGGCGAAATGCTCGTAGAGGAAGCTCTCGCGGTGATGGTGCAGGCACCACTTCGCCATGATCGAGCCGCCGCGCGACACGATGCCGGTCACGCGCTCGGCGGTCAGCGGGATATGGGCGAGGCGGACGCCGGCGTGGACGGTGAAATAGTCGACGCCCTGCTCGGCCTGCTCGATCAGCGTGTCGCGATAGACCTCCCAGGTCAGCGCCTCGGCGATGCCGTCCACCTTCTCCAGCGCCTGGTAGATCGGCACCGTGCCGATCGGCACCGGGGCGTTGCGGATGATCCAGTCGCGGATGTTGTGGATGTTGCGGCCGGTGGAGAGGTCCATCACCGTGTCGGCGCCCCAGCGGATCGCCCAGACCAGCTTGTCGACCTCCTCCTCCATCGACGAGGTGACGGCGGAATTGCCGATATTGGCGTTGATCTTGGTGAGGAAGTTGCGCCCGATCGCCATCGGCTCGAGCTCGGGATGGTTGATGTTGGCGGGGATGATCGCCCGGCCGGAGGCGACCTCGTCGCGCACCCATTCCGGGGTGATGAGATCGGGGATCGCCGCCCGGAAGGGCTCGCCGTCGCGCACCGGGGCGGCCTTCCCGGCGCGGCCGAGGTTCTCGCGGATGGCGACGAACTCCATCTCGGCGGTGACGATCCCGGCGCGGGCGTATTCGTACTGCGTCAGCGGCCGCCCCTCGATCCCCCGGCGCGGGGCGTTCGGGACGGGGAAGGCAGGCGTCACCTTTTCCGCCGGCAGATTGCCGTTGTCCTCCGGCCGGACCGGGCGCGCGGCGCAGAATTCGCTGTCGCCGCGAGCGGCTATCCAGGCCTCGCGATGACGCGGCAGGCCGCGGGCGATGTCGGCCTCCGCCGCCGCGTCGGTGAACGGGCCGGACGAGTCGTAGACGCAGAGGTCGGGCTCGCCGGCGCTCGGATGGACCGCGATGGCGCGCATCGGCACGCGGATGTCCGGAAAGAGGCTGCCGGGGACGTGGATCTTGGTCGAGGCGGGCAGCGGTCCGGTGGTGACGGCCGGCTGCGGTCGTGTGGGCATGGTCATGGTCTCTCCCTGCGCTCTGCGCCGTGGAGATCCAGTCCCGCCGTGGGTGATCGAAAAGGGCCGCGTGCCGACAGGCCGCCTCGTGGGGCGGCAGGCCGACAGGTCTTCAGATGACGAGGCTGCTCATCGTGCGCGGCTTTTCCCATCCCTACGCCAGTATGAACTGGATCAGGTTCACAGGGTCGCCGCGCGCTTCGCCTCTAGGCGGCCGTCAGCCTCTCAGTTCCTTGCCGGAACTCCCCTTGGATGGCGCGACGGTAGCAGCGGCAGGCCGGCTGTCAAGCGTCGACGGGCGTCGCGGAAGCGCACGGGCTCGCGCGCCGCGGACCGGAGCCATGGCGATGGGCCTATCTGGCAGAGATGGTGAATGGCCGCTTCAGCGGCGTGACAGGCGGGAAAGCCGCAGCTCACCCAACCCCCTCAGTATCGACGGACCGCCCTGCGGGCGCCGTCTCCCCGACTGCCGATGGCAGCCCCCCGGGGCGTGAGCCGGAGGCTCAGAGTACGTCCAGGCTGACGCTGGCGGTTCCGGAGCTGATCATGCCGATGCGCGAGGCGGCGCCCTGCGACAGGTCGATGATCCGCTTGCCATGGAACGGGCCGCGATCGTTGATGCGCACGACGACAGACTTGCCGTTGCGGCGGTTGGTCACCTTCACCTTGGTGCCGAAGGGCAGGGTGCGGTGGGCGGCGGTCATGGAATTCATGTTGAAGCGTTCGCCGTTGGCGGTGGTGCGTCCGTGGAACCGCTTGCCGTAGTAGGATGCGGCGCCCGATGCCACGTGGCGTGGCTGCGCGACGACCTCGTCCGTCCCGCCTGCGTAGCCGCCGGCGAGCGTGCCGGCGAAGAGGGCTGCGGTCAGGGCGGTTCTCAGAAGAAGCTTCATGCGACTTTTTTCCAGCGATCATTTCGATGGCGTCTCTCTCGGCAACTCCTGTGACGAAAACTTGAAGGGAATAGGGTCATTCCAAGATCGTGGAACTTTTCGCGGGTTTGGCGCAAGACAGTGACCTGCCGGAGAATATTTGTCCCGACGCTGGCGCAATCGCGTCAAAACCGTCGCATTCGCGCCATGGTTCGCGGACTGGAAAGGGCGCGGCAGTTAACCCGGGTGGCCATGCCGGATCAGAGGGCCAGCGGCGGCGTCCGGCCGCCGCGCTCGAGTTCCCACTCCGCCTGCAGCGCTTCTTCCTCGAACGACAGCACCAGGTAATTGCGCTCCGCCACGTAGGTCCAACGCTGTCCGGGCAGCGGATGCAGCCGGATCGGCTGGCCGGGCAGCGGCGATTGCCCGAACCGCGCCAAAAAGCCGAGCAGCATCGGATAGGACCGCGACGGCGCCGGATGGGAGATGCCGGAGGCCACCAGCTGATGCAGCTGCGACCCGTCGGTAAGCCGCATCTCGCCGCGGGTCGCCAGGTGGATTTCGCCGGAGACGAGGGTGAGCGGTTGGTCGGCCGCCTCCTGCCGGGCGGCGAGAAGCGAGAGGAAGCGGATCCATTCGTCGCGGTGCACCCGGCTCTGCCACTGGTCGCGCATGTCGTCCTCGTACTTGTTGCGCACCGGCAGCATGTCCGCCACCGCCTCGACCCAGCTGAGGCGCGGGCCGAGCGCCGGCACGCTGGACATCATCAGGACGCGGTTGCGCGCCGGAGTCGCGGCCAGCGCCGACTCGAGGAAGGACCAGCCGGCCGACCCCATGACCTGGTCGGGCCGCCGTTCGCTGCGAAGATCCGGCGCTAGGATGGTCAGGCCCGGAAAGCCGATGGCGAGGCCGAGCGTCGCGCCGCTGCGGTCCGGGACGGTCGCGGGCAGGGCCGCGTCGCTCCCGGCGACCTGGAAGAGCAGGAACATGTCGCGGGCCGCCGCGAACAGGCCCCGGCCGACCGGGCTGTCGAGCAGCGCCCCCGGATGGCTGCCCCAGCCGTCGATGATGTCGTGGTCGTCCCACATCATCACCGAGGGAACTTCCGCGGCGACGGTCCGCATCGCGGTGCGGCCGAAATTGCCGAGATAGCGCTCGAAGTAGAAGCGCCGCACGGCTGCGTCGGCTTCCGGCTCGAAGCCGATGTCGCCGCGGGCGTCGCGCGGCGCCGCCGCCCAGCGTTCGACGCTCGGATGGGCAAGAAGGACGTCGTCGGCATAGAGCTGGTCGCCACCCTGCAGCATCAGCGCGAAGGGCGTGCGGCGATGCTCGGCGGCGAGGCGCTCCCACATCGCGTCGCGCTCGGTGTCGAGGCGGTCGAGATCGCCGGTCTCCTGGCCATTGCAGGAGACATAGACGATGCGCCGGTCGCTCGCGGCGGGCGAGGCGACGGTGAAACGCTCGCCGCCCAGCCGGTAGGCGGAATCGCGGTCGGCCGGCAGCGAGAAATCGTAGCGCCACACCGTCCGGCCGAAACACGTCGCCAGCACGATCGGTCGGGCCGGGTC
It encodes:
- the thiC gene encoding phosphomethylpyrimidine synthase ThiC; amino-acid sequence: MTMPTRPQPAVTTGPLPASTKIHVPGSLFPDIRVPMRAIAVHPSAGEPDLCVYDSSGPFTDAAAEADIARGLPRHREAWIAARGDSEFCAARPVRPEDNGNLPAEKVTPAFPVPNAPRRGIEGRPLTQYEYARAGIVTAEMEFVAIRENLGRAGKAAPVRDGEPFRAAIPDLITPEWVRDEVASGRAIIPANINHPELEPMAIGRNFLTKINANIGNSAVTSSMEEEVDKLVWAIRWGADTVMDLSTGRNIHNIRDWIIRNAPVPIGTVPIYQALEKVDGIAEALTWEVYRDTLIEQAEQGVDYFTVHAGVRLAHIPLTAERVTGIVSRGGSIMAKWCLHHHRESFLYEHFAEICDICRAYDVSFSLGDGLRPGSIADANDAAQFAELETLGELTAIARAKGCQVMIEGPGHVPMHKIKENVDLQVKLCGDAPFYTLGPLVTDIAPGYDHITSAIGAAMIGWFGTAMLCYVTPKEHLGLPDRDDVKVGVITYKIAAHAADLAKGHPAARLRDDALSRARFEFRWEDQFNLSLDPDTARSFHDATLPKEAHKLAHFCSMCGPKFCSMKISHDIRDAARQDADRQEGMAAMAERYRQGGDLYMPVEPVPGE
- a CDS encoding septal ring lytic transglycosylase RlpA family protein — translated: MKLLLRTALTAALFAGTLAGGYAGGTDEVVAQPRHVASGAASYYGKRFHGRTTANGERFNMNSMTAAHRTLPFGTKVKVTNRRNGKSVVVRINDRGPFHGKRIIDLSQGAASRIGMISSGTASVSLDVL
- a CDS encoding alkaline phosphatase D family protein, yielding MSATAEAGRTMIGDHSTGTATAAIAGPILYARGGDGERHDLAALLVLPDGIGAPELLPDSGDPARPIVLATCFGRTVWRYDFSLPADRDSAYRLGGERFTVASPAASDRRIVYVSCNGQETGDLDRLDTERDAMWERLAAEHRRTPFALMLQGGDQLYADDVLLAHPSVERWAAAPRDARGDIGFEPEADAAVRRFYFERYLGNFGRTAMRTVAAEVPSVMMWDDHDIIDGWGSHPGALLDSPVGRGLFAAARDMFLLFQVAGSDAALPATVPDRSGATLGLAIGFPGLTILAPDLRSERRPDQVMGSAGWSFLESALAATPARNRVLMMSSVPALGPRLSWVEAVADMLPVRNKYEDDMRDQWQSRVHRDEWIRFLSLLAARQEAADQPLTLVSGEIHLATRGEMRLTDGSQLHQLVASGISHPAPSRSYPMLLGFLARFGQSPLPGQPIRLHPLPGQRWTYVAERNYLVLSFEEEALQAEWELERGGRTPPLAL